From the Ferrigenium kumadai genome, one window contains:
- the ftsA gene encoding cell division protein FtsA, with amino-acid sequence MSRNSKDAKNLVVGLDIGTSKIVAIVGEVKPDGMLEVIGMGMHESSGMKKGMVVNIEATVGAIQRALEEAELMADCKIHEVYTGIAGSHIRGINSRGMVKIKEKEVAVTDIDRVVETASSISLPGDQQILHILEQEFSIDGQDGIKKPLGMSGMRLDVEVHIVSGAVAAVQNIMKCIHRCGLEVNELILQPLASSKAVLEEDEKELGVCIVDIGGGTTDIAVFTGGAIRHTAVIPIAGDQITNDIAMALRTPTQDAEDIKIKHGCALRQLADDGAIEVPGVGERGPRMLSRQTLAEVIEPRVEELYSLVQQELRRSGFEDLLSSGIVITGGSSAMQGMVELGEEIFHMPVRLGIPKYVGGLSDVVKTPRMATGVGLLLYGLEHFQRTEETRAQSGSFSDVLAKMKAWFQGNF; translated from the coding sequence ATGAGTAGAAACAGCAAGGATGCCAAGAACCTGGTGGTCGGTCTGGATATCGGTACGTCCAAAATCGTGGCCATCGTCGGCGAGGTGAAGCCGGACGGCATGCTCGAAGTGATCGGCATGGGCATGCACGAGTCTAGCGGCATGAAGAAGGGCATGGTGGTCAACATCGAGGCCACTGTCGGCGCGATCCAGCGCGCGCTCGAAGAGGCCGAGCTGATGGCCGACTGCAAGATACACGAGGTCTATACCGGCATCGCCGGCAGCCATATCCGCGGCATCAATTCGCGCGGCATGGTGAAGATCAAGGAGAAGGAGGTCGCGGTCACCGACATCGATCGCGTGGTCGAGACTGCAAGCTCGATCAGTCTGCCGGGCGACCAGCAGATTCTGCACATCCTCGAACAGGAGTTCAGCATCGACGGACAGGACGGCATCAAGAAGCCGCTGGGTATGAGCGGCATGCGCCTGGACGTGGAGGTGCACATCGTCAGCGGCGCGGTCGCTGCGGTGCAGAACATCATGAAGTGTATCCACCGCTGCGGGCTGGAAGTGAACGAGCTGATCCTGCAGCCGCTGGCATCGAGCAAGGCAGTGCTGGAAGAGGACGAGAAGGAACTGGGCGTGTGCATCGTCGATATCGGCGGAGGCACCACCGATATCGCCGTGTTTACCGGCGGTGCGATCCGCCATACCGCAGTGATCCCCATCGCTGGAGACCAGATCACCAACGATATCGCGATGGCGCTACGCACGCCGACGCAGGATGCGGAAGACATCAAGATCAAGCACGGTTGTGCGCTGCGCCAGCTGGCCGACGACGGCGCGATCGAAGTGCCGGGCGTGGGCGAGCGCGGGCCGCGCATGCTGTCGCGCCAGACCCTCGCAGAGGTTATCGAGCCGCGCGTCGAGGAGCTGTATTCGCTGGTGCAGCAGGAGCTGCGCCGCAGCGGCTTCGAGGACCTGCTGTCGTCCGGCATCGTCATCACCGGCGGCAGCAGCGCGATGCAGGGCATGGTCGAGCTGGGCGAAGAGATATTCCACATGCCGGTGCGCCTGGGTATCCCCAAGTACGTCGGCGGCCTTTCGGACGTGGTGAAGACACCGCGCATGGCGACCGGCGTCGGCCTGTTGCTGTACGGGCTGGAGCACTTCCAGCGCACCGAGGAAACGCGTGCGCAGTCGGGTTCATTCAGCGACGTGTTGGCGAAGATGAAGGCATGGTTCCAGGGTAATTTTTAG
- the lpxC gene encoding UDP-3-O-acyl-N-acetylglucosamine deacetylase: MVRQRTLKGSVSVTGVGLHSGEKVTLGLRPAPVNTGIVFRRVDVKPVEEIRARADLVHDTRLSTCMEQNGVRVATVEHLMSAFAGLGVDNAYVDLDSAEVPIMDGSAGTFIFLLQSTGIVEQSAAKKFIRVKKSIEVKQGDKWVRFDPYNGYKLTFTINFAHPVFANTKQHVTVDLGEESYVRDISRARTFGFMQDVENMRAQGLALGGSLDNAIVMDDYRVLNADGLRFEDEFVKHKVLDAIGDLYMLGYPLIGAFSGFKSGHALNNALVRALLADEQAWEFVTFDSVEDAPSFLRLQLQTT, translated from the coding sequence ATGGTTAGGCAACGCACATTGAAGGGCTCCGTCAGCGTGACGGGCGTCGGCTTGCACAGCGGCGAGAAGGTCACGCTCGGGCTGCGTCCCGCCCCGGTCAACACCGGGATCGTATTCCGCCGAGTGGACGTCAAGCCGGTGGAGGAGATTCGTGCGCGCGCCGATCTGGTGCACGACACGCGGCTTTCCACCTGCATGGAGCAGAACGGCGTGCGCGTCGCCACCGTCGAGCACCTGATGTCGGCATTTGCCGGCCTGGGGGTCGACAATGCCTACGTCGATCTGGATAGTGCCGAAGTGCCGATCATGGACGGCAGTGCCGGTACGTTCATCTTCCTGCTGCAGTCGACGGGTATCGTGGAGCAGTCCGCCGCCAAGAAATTCATCCGTGTGAAGAAAAGCATCGAGGTGAAGCAGGGCGACAAGTGGGTGCGCTTCGATCCCTATAACGGCTACAAGCTGACCTTTACCATCAACTTCGCCCATCCGGTCTTTGCCAACACCAAGCAGCATGTCACGGTCGATCTGGGGGAGGAGTCCTACGTGCGCGATATCAGCCGTGCACGCACTTTCGGCTTCATGCAGGATGTCGAGAACATGCGCGCGCAGGGTTTGGCGCTGGGCGGCAGCCTGGATAACGCCATCGTGATGGATGACTACCGCGTGCTGAATGCGGACGGCCTGCGCTTCGAGGACGAGTTCGTCAAGCACAAGGTGCTCGACGCCATCGGCGATCTCTACATGCTGGGGTATCCGCTGATCGGCGCGTTCTCCGGTTTCAAATCCGGCCATGCCCTGAACAATGCGCTGGTGCGCGCCCTGCTTGCCGACGAGCAAGCGTGGGAGTTCGTCACTTTCGATAGCGTGGAGGATGCCCCGTCGTTCCTGCGCTTGCAGTTGCAAACCACCTAG
- a CDS encoding DciA family protein, with protein sequence MVAYNFVAHRFGTLLSGSPELRPLVSRAQALSALQRHFAGVAPSYLAQSSMVSGLQFGTLTVVVANATVAAKLRQLAPELVVLLQNRGCEISGIRVKVQVSVAPVPRKNTPRQLSRTARNALDGLSASLEESPLKQALEKLARD encoded by the coding sequence ATGGTTGCTTATAACTTCGTGGCGCATCGATTCGGAACACTACTAAGCGGCAGCCCGGAGCTCCGCCCGCTCGTCTCCAGAGCCCAGGCCCTGTCAGCGCTGCAACGCCATTTTGCAGGCGTCGCACCGTCCTATCTTGCGCAATCGAGCATGGTATCGGGCCTGCAATTCGGCACCCTCACTGTCGTTGTCGCCAACGCCACTGTCGCCGCCAAGCTGCGGCAACTTGCGCCGGAACTTGTTGTTTTATTGCAAAACAGGGGCTGCGAGATTAGCGGAATCCGCGTCAAGGTGCAAGTTTCCGTCGCCCCCGTCCCGCGCAAAAACACCCCGCGCCAACTGAGCAGGACGGCACGCAATGCCCTGGATGGCCTCAGCGCGAGCCTGGAGGAATCGCCGCTCAAACAGGCACTTGAGAAGCTGGCCCGCGACTAA
- the ftsZ gene encoding cell division protein FtsZ: MFEIMEAQTQDAVIKVIGVGGCGGNAVDHMIEQGVQGVEFIAINTDAQALKRSKARTQLQIGANITKGLGAGAKPSVGQAAAEEDRERIKELIAGANMVFITAGMGGGTGTGAAPIVAQIARELDILTVAVVTKPFTYEGNRMRFAKAGIEALHEHVDSLIIVPNSKLMEVLGNDITVPEAFKAANGVLQGAVAGIAEVINVPGLINVDFADVRTVMSENGMAMMGSAIANGADRARTAAERAIASPLLEDVNMSGARGVLVNITSSSNLKLKEIDDVMECVQFAAEEATVIVGSVFDEAMGDELRVTVVATGLGAPLARKQTKPEVVYRGEETTYQRTGTDNEPFATSNPGVNYSELDTPAVMRRGRRETIDAMEKSGMDMLDIPSFLRKQAD, translated from the coding sequence ATGTTTGAAATCATGGAAGCGCAAACTCAGGATGCGGTGATCAAGGTGATCGGCGTGGGCGGCTGCGGCGGCAACGCGGTCGATCACATGATCGAGCAGGGCGTGCAGGGGGTGGAGTTCATCGCCATCAACACCGATGCACAGGCTCTCAAGCGCAGCAAGGCGCGCACCCAGTTGCAGATCGGGGCAAACATCACCAAGGGCCTGGGCGCGGGCGCGAAGCCGTCGGTCGGCCAGGCTGCGGCGGAAGAAGACCGCGAGCGCATCAAGGAACTGATCGCCGGCGCGAACATGGTGTTCATCACCGCTGGTATGGGCGGCGGCACCGGCACCGGTGCGGCACCCATCGTCGCACAGATCGCGCGCGAGCTGGACATCCTCACCGTGGCGGTGGTCACCAAGCCGTTCACCTACGAAGGCAACCGCATGCGTTTCGCCAAGGCCGGTATCGAGGCGCTGCACGAGCATGTCGATTCGCTGATCATCGTGCCGAACTCCAAGCTGATGGAAGTGCTGGGCAACGACATCACCGTGCCGGAAGCATTCAAGGCCGCCAACGGCGTGCTGCAGGGTGCAGTCGCGGGCATCGCCGAGGTCATCAACGTGCCCGGTCTGATCAACGTGGACTTCGCCGACGTTCGCACCGTGATGTCGGAAAACGGTATGGCGATGATGGGTTCCGCAATCGCCAACGGCGCTGACCGCGCGCGCACCGCTGCAGAACGCGCCATCGCAAGCCCGCTGCTGGAAGACGTGAACATGTCCGGCGCGCGCGGCGTGCTGGTGAACATCACTTCCTCGAGCAACCTGAAGCTGAAGGAGATCGACGACGTGATGGAGTGCGTACAGTTCGCCGCAGAAGAAGCGACCGTGATCGTGGGTTCCGTGTTCGACGAGGCGATGGGCGACGAGTTGCGCGTCACTGTGGTGGCAACCGGCCTGGGCGCACCGCTGGCACGCAAGCAGACGAAGCCGGAAGTGGTGTATCGCGGCGAAGAGACTACCTACCAGCGCACCGGTACCGACAACGAGCCGTTCGCCACCAGCAACCCGGGAGTGAACTACAGCGAGCTGGATACCCCGGCCGTGATGCGCCGCGGCCGCCGCGAGACCATCGATGCGATGGAGAAGTCCGGCATGGACATGCTCGACATCCCGTCGTTCCTGCGCAAGCAGGCAGACTAA
- a CDS encoding M23 family metallopeptidase has translation MNIILVSNRLAKSRSITLGTWQIMLLVVLVSVMVWVATFTLQYALARFAPEGLNDGVRALLSRIQSEERQKRDSYVNSSLDAMAARVGQMQAQLQRLDALGARLAKLSGMKPDEFRFDQPPAQGGPLVTLNPQQMSAATLEQQLNTLTQLVNDRSDKLVALETLLQQNQLSHKLLPSIPPIAEGFSSSNFGWRLDPFTGASAMHEGVDFMVPEGTSIRASAGGVVAYSDYHPQYGNMIEIDHGNDIVTRYAHASRLLAKVGQVVRRGEKVAEVGSTGRSTGSHLHFEVRYKGIAQNPVRFLQEAHG, from the coding sequence GTGAATATTATTCTAGTTTCCAATCGCTTGGCAAAATCCCGCAGCATCACGCTGGGTACCTGGCAGATCATGCTGCTGGTGGTGCTGGTGTCCGTGATGGTCTGGGTGGCGACCTTTACCTTGCAGTACGCGTTGGCTCGTTTTGCGCCGGAAGGCCTGAACGACGGTGTGCGCGCCTTGCTGTCCAGGATCCAGAGCGAGGAGCGCCAGAAGCGGGATTCCTACGTGAACAGCAGTCTGGATGCGATGGCGGCCCGCGTCGGGCAGATGCAGGCGCAATTGCAGCGCCTGGATGCGCTGGGTGCGCGCCTGGCCAAGTTGTCCGGCATGAAGCCGGATGAATTCCGCTTCGATCAGCCGCCCGCACAGGGCGGTCCGCTGGTGACGCTGAATCCGCAGCAGATGTCGGCGGCGACGCTGGAGCAGCAACTCAACACGCTGACCCAGTTGGTGAACGACCGCAGCGACAAGCTGGTGGCACTGGAGACCCTTCTGCAGCAGAACCAGTTGAGTCACAAGCTGTTGCCGTCGATCCCACCGATCGCCGAGGGTTTCTCTTCGTCGAACTTCGGCTGGAGACTCGACCCGTTCACCGGGGCGAGCGCGATGCACGAGGGGGTCGACTTCATGGTGCCGGAGGGGACATCCATCCGCGCCTCGGCAGGCGGCGTAGTAGCTTACTCGGATTACCACCCCCAGTATGGTAATATGATCGAGATTGATCACGGCAATGACATTGTGACGCGCTATGCGCATGCTTCGCGCTTGCTGGCCAAGGTGGGTCAGGTGGTGCGGCGCGGCGAGAAGGTCGCCGAAGTCGGCAGCACCGGGCGCTCCACCGGCAGTCACTTGCACTTTGAAGTCCGCTATAAGGGTATCGCCCAGAATCCCGTGCGCTTCCTGCAGGAAGCGCACGGTTGA